A window from Opitutia bacterium ISCC 52 encodes these proteins:
- a CDS encoding MFS transporter encodes MSSLSLEAIAQRNIRLFIAFRALFNARFYYPIFAIIYLDFGLSLEQFALLNVIWAVTIILAEVPSGALSDLFGRKKLLVFTTSLMVAEMAVWAFAPRADATVLFWILAINRILSGLGEASASGSDEALVFDSLDQAGLKDKWSEVLAKMARIQSFAFMFAMVMGGVIYDPNIVGKVASGLGLDVEVTKETVLRWPVYLTLISSIIVFLVSLRFIEPGKKKEAHESPALGEAFKQTWDAGRWIVHTPFALVVIIAGAYADSVIRMFVTLSSQYYELIEFTPVYFGFIGAGISALGIFTASLSKWLVDHHSPTFNFFAVCTIAMTGFIGANFLVPYIGLIFAILMFVAFSITMFCLSYYLNHISKKGMRATVLSFKGMAGNLGYAFIGWLYAILGSHIKKGDPELATDVDALFASTLIYFPWYFITGIVLVVLIALWRCPRPTKAFREMDNDPAGEDG; translated from the coding sequence ATGTCTTCCTTATCTCTTGAAGCGATCGCCCAACGAAACATAAGGCTCTTCATTGCCTTCCGAGCACTTTTCAACGCACGTTTCTACTATCCGATCTTCGCCATCATCTATTTGGATTTTGGATTAAGCCTGGAGCAGTTTGCCCTCCTTAATGTCATTTGGGCGGTAACCATTATTCTAGCTGAAGTACCTTCAGGAGCGTTGTCCGATTTATTCGGCCGAAAGAAACTACTCGTTTTCACCACCAGTCTGATGGTGGCAGAAATGGCGGTCTGGGCATTTGCCCCACGCGCAGATGCAACGGTTCTTTTCTGGATATTGGCCATCAACCGAATACTAAGTGGCTTGGGAGAAGCATCGGCGAGTGGGTCGGATGAAGCCCTCGTGTTTGACTCACTCGACCAAGCGGGTCTCAAAGACAAGTGGTCAGAGGTCCTGGCAAAGATGGCTCGGATCCAGTCGTTTGCCTTTATGTTCGCGATGGTCATGGGAGGAGTCATTTACGATCCCAATATTGTTGGTAAAGTAGCCAGTGGCCTCGGACTGGATGTAGAGGTAACCAAGGAAACCGTCTTACGATGGCCGGTTTACCTGACCCTGATTTCATCCATCATTGTTTTTCTCGTTTCGCTAAGATTTATTGAACCAGGAAAAAAGAAGGAAGCGCACGAATCTCCGGCATTAGGTGAAGCCTTTAAACAAACCTGGGATGCGGGAAGATGGATCGTACACACTCCTTTTGCACTGGTAGTCATCATAGCCGGCGCATATGCCGATAGCGTCATTCGGATGTTTGTAACCTTGAGCAGCCAATACTATGAGCTCATTGAATTTACCCCGGTTTATTTTGGATTCATTGGTGCCGGCATTTCTGCACTGGGGATATTTACAGCCTCCTTGAGCAAGTGGCTCGTCGATCATCACTCACCTACTTTTAATTTCTTTGCTGTCTGCACCATCGCGATGACTGGCTTTATCGGAGCAAACTTTCTGGTTCCATACATCGGCCTCATTTTTGCGATACTCATGTTTGTCGCATTCTCGATAACCATGTTTTGCCTATCCTATTACCTGAATCACATCAGCAAGAAAGGCATGCGAGCAACCGTGTTGAGCTTTAAAGGTATGGCGGGCAACTTGGGCTATGCATTCATAGGCTGGCTTTATGCCATCCTCGGAAGCCATATAAAGAAAGGCGACCCTGAGCTCGCAACCGATGTCGATGCCCTCTTCGCCTCAACCTTAATCTACTTTCCCTGGTATTTTATTACGGGGATTGTATTGGTAGTCTTAATAGCCCTCTGGCGCTGCCCTCGGCCGACCAAGGCGTTCCGTGAAATGGACAACGATCCAGCGGGGGAAGATGGCTAA
- a CDS encoding sulfatase-like hydrolase/transferase: MSERPNVLLISTDHWPASLLGCAGHPAIQTPTLDQLAANGTRFTNTYAECPVCIPARRTLMTGTPPKTHGDRVFSTEMPMPDLPTMAGTFRDAGYQTYAVGKLHVYPQRNRIGFDDVILDEEGRQMYGVVDDYELFLGDQGYAGRFFEHGMSNNEYSHRTWAFPEDTHATNWAANQMCRVIKRKDPERPAFWYLSFRHPHPPLLPMQHYMDLYRDMGVDIDMPYKGTWEDGEDPCFSNQIDFDRGNKFTEEQIRGARLAFYALCTQIDHQLRVIIGTLREEGHLDNTIICFTSDHGDMLGNHGMWAKRVFFENSANIPMLLMGVKDDERVGHHRVDERLVGWQDVMPTLLDLAGIDIPDTVEGISMVSEKKRDWFYGEIDELPRASRMIRDDRYKLIYYATGNKSFLFDLETDPPEKTNLAESPEHADTLKRLHDILITQLYGGDEEWVEDGKLVGKPNKPFSPGPNRSLTSQRGAHWPPPPPSNMPQIEWYSAEQDPKS; the protein is encoded by the coding sequence ATGTCAGAAAGACCCAACGTACTTCTCATTTCTACGGATCACTGGCCAGCCTCCTTGTTGGGCTGCGCAGGCCATCCCGCAATTCAAACACCCACCCTGGACCAGCTAGCTGCCAACGGTACCCGATTCACCAATACCTACGCGGAATGCCCGGTGTGTATACCCGCTCGCAGGACCTTAATGACAGGCACCCCTCCTAAGACCCACGGAGATCGGGTATTCTCAACGGAAATGCCGATGCCTGACCTACCGACCATGGCAGGCACCTTTAGAGATGCGGGTTACCAAACCTATGCCGTGGGAAAGCTTCACGTCTACCCACAACGCAATCGGATTGGATTTGATGACGTAATTCTCGATGAAGAGGGACGCCAGATGTATGGCGTAGTTGATGACTACGAGCTATTCCTTGGCGACCAAGGTTATGCCGGGCGATTTTTCGAACATGGCATGAGCAACAATGAGTATAGCCATCGGACCTGGGCCTTCCCTGAAGACACTCATGCCACCAATTGGGCGGCCAACCAAATGTGCCGAGTCATAAAGCGCAAAGATCCCGAACGGCCTGCCTTCTGGTATCTCTCATTCCGCCACCCCCATCCTCCGCTTCTACCCATGCAACACTACATGGACCTTTATCGCGATATGGGAGTGGATATCGACATGCCGTACAAAGGCACTTGGGAAGACGGCGAGGACCCTTGCTTCAGCAATCAAATTGATTTTGATCGAGGAAATAAATTCACCGAGGAGCAGATACGAGGAGCACGGCTAGCCTTTTACGCACTCTGCACGCAAATTGATCATCAGCTTCGAGTCATCATTGGAACCCTGCGAGAAGAGGGCCACCTCGATAATACCATCATTTGTTTTACCTCCGACCATGGAGACATGCTGGGGAATCATGGAATGTGGGCCAAACGCGTCTTCTTTGAAAACTCAGCAAACATCCCCATGCTACTCATGGGAGTAAAAGATGATGAACGAGTCGGCCATCATCGTGTGGATGAAAGACTCGTGGGATGGCAGGATGTCATGCCCACCCTACTCGATTTAGCCGGTATAGACATTCCCGATACGGTTGAAGGCATCTCCATGGTAAGTGAGAAAAAACGAGATTGGTTCTATGGAGAGATCGACGAACTACCACGAGCCTCCCGCATGATTCGCGACGATCGCTACAAACTCATTTACTACGCAACTGGCAACAAGAGCTTTCTATTTGACCTGGAAACAGACCCACCTGAGAAGACAAACCTGGCTGAATCTCCAGAGCATGCGGATACCCTGAAAAGACTGCATGACATTCTAATTACTCAGCTCTATGGTGGAGATGAAGAGTGGGTGGAAGATGGCAAACTAGTGGGAAAACCGAATAAGCCTTTTTCTCCAGGCCCCAATCGAAGCCTCACCAGCCAACGAGGAGCGCACTGGCCTCCCCCACCGCCTTCCAATATGCCACAGATCGAATGGTATTCAGCTGAGCAAGACCCGAAAAGCTGA
- a CDS encoding arylsulfatase has product MKIPLSVILLVVVSYVSSITAIPRQPNVVIFLTDDQGWGDLSINGNTNLSTPNIDSLAEQGTTMDNFYVCSVCAPTRAEFLTGRYYPRTGVSGVSRGQGRLNADETTIANVFKANGYVTGSFGKWHNGTQTPYHPNDRGFDEYYGFTSGHWGHYFSPPLDHNGKKVTGKGYVVDDFTDHAIEFIESNQEKPFFCYIPYNTPHSPMYISDEYYSKFEGKDPAMRFWEPEREDVMMTRAALAMCENIDWNVGRVLKTLEELRLEEDTIVVYFSDNGPNSYRWNGGMKGRKGSNDEGGLRSPFLIRWPGTIPAAEKRTQVTGAIDLLPTLVDLAGITLNINKPLDGQSFKPLLFDGASHWPPRPLFSIRGNQVSVRSPLFRMDANGRLFEVAVDRGQQRDVSSKYPHAAASLKEQAEQFGETMQLEFKRYTARPFTVGFGPSTTLPARDGQEHGTIQRSVRSPNNSFFTHWTHVDDSITWPVEIGKSGDYEVTVLYTCAEGDEGAVVELKLDGGNSVHAEVTEAFDPPLWDKSLERMAESHYFVKDFKPLKLGTLKLSQGTGTLRLGSLKKPGKRVIDVLSVELKQVN; this is encoded by the coding sequence ATGAAAATCCCTCTCTCAGTTATTCTATTGGTTGTTGTTTCGTATGTAAGCTCTATCACTGCGATTCCTCGTCAACCGAATGTCGTCATCTTTCTAACGGACGACCAGGGATGGGGTGATCTGAGCATCAATGGGAATACAAATCTATCGACCCCGAATATTGATTCTCTGGCTGAGCAGGGAACGACCATGGACAATTTCTATGTTTGTTCGGTGTGTGCTCCGACCCGGGCCGAGTTTCTTACGGGCCGTTACTATCCCCGAACAGGAGTAAGTGGTGTGAGCCGTGGACAAGGTAGGCTCAATGCGGACGAAACGACCATTGCAAATGTGTTTAAAGCAAACGGCTATGTCACCGGGTCATTCGGAAAATGGCACAATGGAACTCAGACTCCGTACCACCCCAATGATCGTGGATTTGATGAGTACTATGGATTTACCTCAGGGCATTGGGGGCACTACTTCAGTCCGCCATTGGATCATAATGGGAAGAAGGTAACAGGGAAGGGGTACGTGGTTGATGATTTCACTGACCATGCGATTGAGTTTATTGAGAGTAATCAGGAGAAGCCCTTCTTTTGCTACATACCTTACAACACTCCGCACTCGCCGATGTACATTTCGGATGAGTATTACAGCAAGTTCGAAGGGAAGGATCCGGCCATGCGCTTTTGGGAGCCGGAAAGAGAAGATGTCATGATGACTCGCGCTGCCCTCGCCATGTGTGAAAACATCGATTGGAATGTCGGGCGGGTTTTAAAGACGCTGGAGGAGCTTCGCCTAGAAGAAGACACCATCGTGGTCTACTTCTCGGACAATGGTCCCAACTCCTATCGTTGGAATGGTGGAATGAAAGGGCGCAAGGGATCGAATGATGAAGGCGGTCTGCGTTCTCCTTTTCTAATCCGATGGCCCGGAACGATTCCCGCTGCTGAGAAACGGACGCAAGTAACTGGAGCGATCGACTTGCTTCCGACCTTGGTTGATCTTGCAGGGATCACCTTAAACATCAATAAGCCCCTCGATGGACAGAGCTTCAAGCCTTTGCTATTTGATGGAGCTTCGCACTGGCCGCCGAGACCTTTGTTTTCCATTAGAGGTAATCAGGTGAGTGTGCGCAGCCCACTTTTTAGAATGGATGCAAATGGTCGGCTGTTTGAAGTCGCGGTTGATCGCGGTCAGCAGCGCGATGTGTCATCCAAATATCCTCATGCTGCGGCCAGCCTTAAAGAGCAGGCCGAGCAGTTTGGCGAAACCATGCAGCTTGAATTTAAGCGATACACTGCCCGACCCTTTACGGTTGGTTTTGGTCCATCAACAACCTTACCTGCCAGAGACGGACAGGAACACGGTACGATTCAGCGGAGTGTTCGATCGCCCAACAACTCATTCTTCACGCATTGGACGCATGTGGATGACTCCATTACCTGGCCGGTTGAGATCGGTAAGAGCGGCGATTATGAAGTCACCGTTCTTTACACCTGTGCCGAAGGAGATGAGGGGGCTGTCGTCGAGTTGAAACTGGATGGAGGAAATTCCGTCCATGCTGAAGTCACTGAGGCATTTGATCCACCCCTCTGGGATAAATCACTCGAGCGTATGGCTGAGTCTCATTACTTCGTAAAAGATTTTAAGCCTCTCAAGTTAGGCACATTAAAACTCTCCCAAGGTACGGGAACCCTTCGACTCGGTTCATTGAAGAAGCCTGGAAAACGTGTGATCGATGTGCTCTCGGTGGAATTGAAACAGGTCAATTAG
- a CDS encoding MFS transporter produces the protein MSIKWTLRITCLMQIASIGILFAFEAVRMKDMGVGETAIGFILGVGSGIFILSSLFWGRLADRHHWHRKIAIWGSVVFVFLLFYFSICSSVWEFALYALIKAIISPMVFGMMPALAVSSFGHGSQGRDFGVYRAFGSLGFIVGGMVLPLIFKKIDTVAQVGALIIFASCFLLFQLREPETKQAPPQPLTIGALKPAIKLFLITYFFIAFSEPAMGGFYSAYARELGGSTQLLGLLFGFAGFMALISLPLMGKWMDHSNPVFVISIAFLAQPVRIFFSAFILSPELLWIPLLLHGICWGGVEVAAIVYLSSLAGKGQKATVLSYYMAMRMLGNFIGASVTGYLAENFGYAIMFKAISIVALFGALFYIFGSYKLNRSRLATST, from the coding sequence ATGAGTATCAAATGGACATTGCGCATCACCTGCTTAATGCAGATTGCCTCCATTGGTATACTCTTTGCCTTTGAGGCCGTTCGGATGAAAGACATGGGCGTCGGTGAAACGGCGATTGGATTCATCTTGGGTGTTGGTAGCGGCATCTTTATTCTCAGTTCTCTTTTTTGGGGGCGTCTTGCTGACCGTCATCACTGGCATCGCAAAATTGCGATCTGGGGGTCGGTTGTTTTCGTCTTCCTGTTGTTCTACTTCTCGATTTGTTCCTCAGTATGGGAATTCGCGCTCTATGCTCTCATCAAAGCCATCATTTCTCCCATGGTGTTTGGTATGATGCCGGCATTGGCCGTAAGCTCATTCGGTCATGGGAGTCAGGGGCGTGACTTTGGTGTCTATCGGGCGTTTGGATCCCTGGGGTTTATAGTGGGTGGCATGGTACTGCCTTTGATCTTCAAGAAGATTGATACCGTAGCTCAGGTCGGTGCGCTCATCATATTTGCCTCCTGTTTTCTTCTATTTCAATTGCGCGAACCGGAAACAAAACAGGCTCCGCCGCAACCCCTAACTATAGGGGCCCTCAAGCCGGCTATTAAACTCTTTCTTATCACTTACTTTTTTATCGCATTTTCGGAACCAGCGATGGGTGGGTTTTACTCCGCTTATGCAAGGGAGTTGGGAGGTAGTACGCAGTTGTTGGGGCTGCTATTCGGATTTGCAGGATTTATGGCCTTGATCTCTCTCCCGCTTATGGGGAAATGGATGGATCATTCGAATCCTGTTTTCGTTATTTCCATTGCTTTTCTGGCTCAGCCTGTGCGGATTTTTTTCTCGGCATTTATTTTAAGCCCCGAACTTCTTTGGATCCCCTTATTACTTCACGGTATTTGTTGGGGTGGGGTTGAAGTAGCGGCAATTGTTTATTTGTCGAGCTTGGCTGGAAAAGGTCAAAAAGCTACTGTGCTTTCATACTATATGGCCATGCGCATGCTTGGAAACTTCATAGGAGCCAGCGTGACGGGTTATCTCGCTGAAAACTTTGGATACGCGATCATGTTTAAAGCCATTTCCATAGTCGCGTTGTTCGGCGCATTATTTTATATTTTTGGGTCTTATAAATTAAACCGAAGTCGTTTAGCTACCTCTACTTGA